A DNA window from Vigna angularis cultivar LongXiaoDou No.4 chromosome 1, ASM1680809v1, whole genome shotgun sequence contains the following coding sequences:
- the LOC108322944 gene encoding galacturonokinase — protein MDAQGWPSCTELNEIRERVSKMANVNTEEVRVVVSPYRICPLGAHIDHQGGTVLAMTINRGILLGFAPSANYQVVIHSGQFQGEIKFRVDETQQPKDNCLAKDSSELHEQCDWGRYARGAVYALQSRGNNLSKGITGYICGSEGFDSSGLSSSAAVGVAYLMALEYANNLVMSPTENIEYDRLIENEYLGLKNGIMDQSAILLSRHGCLMCMNCKTKDYKLVYQPKVLEYKENEQPKATSILLALSGLKQALTNSPGYNKRVAECQEAAKFLLEASGDYKTEPILSNVDPEVYEAHKHKLEPNLAKRAEHYFSENMRVMKGLEAWSLGKLKDFGMLITASGRSSIQNYECGCEPLIQLYEILLRAPGVLGARFSGAGFRGCCVAFVEADLATEAASFVRKEYLKVQPELASRIQNDNAVLICDSSECARVI, from the exons ATGGATGCGCAGGGTTGGCCTTCTTGTACCGAG CTAAATGAAATCAGAGAGAGAGTTTCCAAAATGGCGAATGTGAATACAGAGGAGGTTCGAGTTGTGGTATCTCCCTATCGAATATGTCCTTTGGGGGCACACATTGATCATCAG GGTGGGACCGTTTTAGCTATGACAATCAATAGGGGAATACTTCTGGGTTTTGCTCCTTCTGCTAATTACCAG GTTGTAATTCATTCTGGACAGTTTCAGGGAGAAATTAAGTTCAG AGTTGATGAGACTCAGCAGCCAAAAGATAATTGTTTGGCCAAAGATTCTTCTGAGCTACATGAACAATGTGACTGGGGGCGTTATGCTAGAGGAGCAGTGTATGCACTACAGAGTAGAGGAAACAATCTCTCTAAG GGTATCACAGGATACATATGTGGTTCTGAAGGTTTCGACAGTTCAGGCTTAAGCTCTTCAGCTGCA GTTGGAGTGGCTTACCTCATGGCTTTGGAATATGCAAATAATTTAGTAATGTCTCCCACAGAAAATATAGAATATGATAG GTTGATTGAGAATGAATATTTGGGTCTGAAAAATGGCATAATGGATCAATCAGCTATATTACTTTCAAGACATGGTTGTTTGATGTGCATGAATTGCAAG ACCAAAGATTATAAGCTCGTCTACCAACCAAAGGTTCTAGAATACAAGGAGAATGAGCAACCGAAGGCAACTAGTATATTGTTGGCACTTTCTGGTCTGAAGCAAGCTTTGACGAATAGCCCTGGATATAACAAGCGAGTTGCAGAGTGTCAAGAGGCTGCAAAATTTCTTCTTga AGCATCTGGAGATTACAAAACCGAGCCCATCCTATCCAATG TTGATCCAGAAGTTTACGAGGCCCATAAG CACAAATTAGAACCAAATCTAGCCAAAAGAGCAGAACATTATTTCTCGGAGAATATGCGTGTTATGAAAG GACTCGAGGCTTGGTCGTTGggcaagttaaaagattttgGAATGCTTATTACAGCTTCTGGTCGGAGTTCCATTCAAAATTATGAATGTG GTTGTGAACCACTGATTCAGCTGTATGAGATCCTTTTGAGAGCTCCTGGTGTATTGGGAGCGCGGTTCAGTGGTGCTGGCTTTAGAGGGTGTTGCGTTGCATTTGTGGAGGCTGACCTTGCAACTGAAGCTGCATCATTTGTCAGAAAAGAATATCTCAAGGTTCAGCCAGAGTTAGCAAGCCGAATACAAAACGACAATGCTGTTTTAATATGCGACTCTAGTGAATGTGCACGTGTAATTTAA
- the LOC108322900 gene encoding uncharacterized protein LOC108322900, giving the protein MGSNPLSALTSTKPTPLPTQDQDDQDSPSSKALLSFSTDSSDSSSPSSSSSSHKALFIILIFITCIALSTSFAFAFLYFSSKPPTPSISSLLAQPLSKLNRPVVLLVSSDGFRFGYQFKVPTPHISRLIANGTEAEAGLIPVFPSLTFPNHYSIATGLYPAYHGIINNHFSDPVSGEAFYMGSHDPKWWLGEPLWETVVNNGLKAATYFWPGSEVKKGLWTCPFNYCRQYNGSVPFEERVDTVLEYFDLPDDQIPDFMTLYFEDPDHQGHKVGADDPEITEAVARIDTMMGRLIRGLEQRGVFDDVSIIMVGDHGMVGTCDKKLIFLDDLAPWIDVQKDWVVTHTPVLAIRPPSGHDASDVVAKMNEGLSSGKVQNGKFLKVYLKENLPSRLHYAASDRIAPIIGLIEEGFKVEQQRTKRQECGGSHGYDNAVFSMRTIFIGHGPQFARGKKIPSFENVEIYNLVTSILKIKGATNNGSSSFSQSVLLSSA; this is encoded by the coding sequence ATGGGTTCCAATCCCTTGTCTGCATTGACTTCCACAAAGCCTACACCACTCCCAACCCAAGACCAAGACGACCAAGATTCACCTTCATCAAAAGCTCTTCTCTCGTTCAGCACAGATTCTTCCGACtcttcttctccatcttcatcttcctcttcccaCAAAGCCCTCTTCATCATTCTCATCTTCATCACTTGCATTGCCTTATCAACATCCTTCGCCTTCGCTTTTCTCTACTTCTCTTCAAAGCCACCAACACCATCAATCTCTTCTCTCCTCGCTCAGCCTCTCTCCAAACTCAACCGCCCCGTTGTCCTTTTAGTTTCCTCAGATGGGTTTCGATTCGGTTACCAATTCAAAGTCCCAACACCCCACATTTCTCGTTTGATCGCTAACGGAACCGAAGCAGAAGCCGGTTTGATTCCGGTTTTTCCGTCTCTCACTTTCCCTAACCATTATTCCATCGCCACCGGCCTCTACCCTGCTTACCATGGCATAATCAATAACCACTTCAGCGATCCAGTTTCTGGGGAGGCGTTTTACATGGGAAGCCATGACCCCAAGTGGTGGCTTGGGGAACCCTTGTGGGAAACTGTGGTCAACAATGGATTAAAGGCTGCCACTTATTTCTGGCCTGGGTCTGAGGTAAAAAAGGGTCTTTGGACTTGCCCTTTCAATTATTGTCGCCAGTATAATGGTTCTGTTCCGTTTGAGGAAAGGGTTGATACGGTTTTGGAGTATTTTGATTTGCCTGATGACCAGATTCCTGATTTCATGACGCTTTATTTTGAGGACCCTGATCATCAGGGTCATAAGGTTGGTGCCGATGATCCTGAGATCACTGAGGCTGTTGCCAGGATTGATACCATGATGGGGAGGTTGATTCGGGGTTTGGAGCAAAGAGGGGTTTTTGATGATGTTAGTATTATTATGGTTGGTGATCATGGAATGGTTGGTACTTGTGATAAGAAGTTGATTTTCCTTGATGATTTGGCTCCTTGGATTGATGTTCAGAAAGATTGGGTTGTGACACATACCCCTGTGCTTGCTATTCGTCCTCCTTCTGGTCATGATGCATCGGATGTTGTTGCTAAAATGAATGAAGGGTTGAGCTCGGGGAAAGTTCAGAATGGCAAGTTTTTGAAGGTGTATTTGAAGGAGAATCTGCCCAGTCGGCTTCATTATGCAGCGAGTGATCGGATTGCTCCGATAATTGGGTTGATTGAGGAAGGTTTCAAGGTTGAGCAGCAGAGAACGAAGCGCCAAGAGTGTGGCGGTTCTCACGGTTATGACAATGCGGTTTTCTCCATGAGGACCATTTTCATCGGGCATGGTCCTCAGTTTGCTAGAGGGAAGAAGATACCATCGTTTGAGAATGTTGAGATTTATAATTTGGTTACTTCTATCCTAAAGATAAAGGGAGCGACAAATAATGGATCCTCCTCATTTTCACAGTCTGTTCTTCTATCTTCTGCATAA